A region of Granulibacter bethesdensis DNA encodes the following proteins:
- a CDS encoding glycosyltransferase family 39 protein, protein MRQILFLTLFCLIAWIPGFFTLPPSDRDESRFAQASRQMIETGDYVTIMNGTEPRNRKPIGIYWLQVPFAKAAQQAGLAQENPIWPYRLPSLLGGLLAVWMTYGFGIRLVGRKAAFLGAWILGASVILLVETHMAKTDAALLAATLAAQGLLGRAYLVARQGDQDTRFGPVQAALFWIAMAAGILIKGPITPMVSALTVLTLLITDRRMPGQTRWLAALRWRWGLPLAIALILPWFIAIGIASHGQFFAQAIGGELASKVRSGDDSHGAPPGLHLLLLIITLFPGSLVVLQALPTSWRHRSEPVMRFLLAWIIPSWIVFEAVPTKLPHYILPMLPALALLGGKAMAETLAVPRWMQWLAKILFALSCLLLGGAAIALPFVIMPGLHWQDLLGIPAFLTMVMLLVLGTGLLPRRQRDTTPYRTIRLLLICAPLVGWSMLGLELPSLRALWLSPAITQAARIETAELYGAQTPLDLVTAGYNEPSLRFLAGTDTFFAPDAASAAAWLAQHKQAIAAIARPDGNAFLAAATAQGLSPDLRYSIAGYNYSRGKRILIDLYASGTGSASTQ, encoded by the coding sequence ATGCGCCAGATCCTGTTCCTGACCCTGTTCTGCCTGATCGCGTGGATACCGGGTTTTTTCACCCTGCCCCCGTCCGACCGCGACGAAAGCCGCTTTGCACAGGCCAGCCGGCAGATGATCGAAACCGGTGATTACGTCACCATCATGAACGGCACCGAGCCGCGTAACCGCAAGCCGATCGGCATTTACTGGCTTCAGGTGCCCTTTGCGAAAGCTGCTCAACAGGCCGGGCTGGCGCAGGAAAATCCGATCTGGCCCTACCGCCTTCCCTCCCTGCTGGGCGGATTACTGGCCGTATGGATGACATACGGCTTCGGCATCAGGCTGGTCGGGCGAAAGGCGGCTTTCCTCGGCGCGTGGATTCTGGGCGCCTCGGTCATTCTGCTGGTCGAGACGCATATGGCGAAAACCGATGCCGCCCTGCTGGCCGCGACACTCGCTGCGCAAGGGCTGCTCGGACGTGCCTATCTGGTGGCCAGACAAGGCGATCAGGATACCAGATTCGGACCGGTTCAGGCCGCCCTGTTCTGGATCGCCATGGCGGCGGGGATTCTGATCAAGGGACCGATCACCCCGATGGTCAGCGCCCTGACCGTGCTGACCCTGCTGATCACCGATCGCCGCATGCCGGGGCAGACGCGCTGGCTTGCCGCGCTGCGCTGGCGCTGGGGGCTGCCGCTGGCCATCGCACTGATCCTGCCATGGTTCATCGCCATCGGTATTGCCAGTCACGGGCAGTTCTTTGCGCAGGCGATTGGCGGAGAACTGGCCAGCAAAGTGCGCAGCGGCGATGACAGCCATGGCGCGCCACCCGGGCTTCATCTGCTGCTGCTGATCATCACCCTGTTTCCCGGATCACTGGTGGTGCTTCAGGCCCTGCCGACATCATGGCGTCACCGGTCAGAACCGGTGATGCGCTTCCTGCTGGCCTGGATCATCCCGTCATGGATCGTTTTTGAGGCCGTACCGACCAAACTGCCGCATTATATCCTGCCCATGCTGCCTGCCCTCGCCCTGCTGGGCGGCAAAGCCATGGCGGAGACGCTGGCAGTGCCGCGCTGGATGCAATGGCTGGCAAAAATCCTGTTCGCGCTCTCCTGCCTGTTGCTCGGGGGGGCCGCGATCGCCCTGCCCTTCGTCATCATGCCGGGACTGCACTGGCAGGATCTGCTGGGCATCCCTGCTTTCCTCACCATGGTCATGCTGCTGGTGCTGGGCACTGGCCTGCTGCCGCGCCGTCAGCGTGACACGACACCCTATCGCACTATCCGCCTGCTGCTGATCTGCGCGCCGCTGGTCGGCTGGAGCATGCTGGGACTGGAATTGCCTTCCCTGCGCGCCCTCTGGCTCAGCCCGGCCATCACTCAGGCCGCCCGGATCGAAACAGCAGAGCTTTACGGGGCACAGACGCCCCTCGATCTGGTGACCGCAGGCTATAACGAGCCAAGCTTACGATTCCTGGCTGGAACCGACACGTTTTTTGCTCCCGATGCCGCCAGCGCCGCCGCCTGGCTGGCGCAACACAAACAGGCCATTGCCGCCATCGCCCGCCCGGATGGGAACGCCTTCCTCGCCGCAGCCACCGCACAGGGGCTCAGCCCCGATCTGCGATATTCCATTGCAGGATATAATTACTCGCGCGGGAAAAGGATTCTGATCGATCTTTATGCATCAGGCACTGGTTCTGCCTCGACTCAATGA